The DNA window gatggtttgatgagcatgaaaactatGTAAATCATATGCCAGTCTTCTCAGTCACAACATCTCAACCAATTGAACACCTTTTCCACCACTACCAACAAAACTAATGGATGTCTCATCCctgcaatagagttccagacacttgcagAATCTATGcaaaggtgcattgaagctgttctggctcgtggtggcccaataacctgtatatccattgttttgtcaaaattgctcaagctcagtaaattttgTTGGGGTTCATTGATTGACTTAAGACTGGACCACTAAGGAACACGCAATCTCTTGGAAAGCCATTTTGGTGTATTGTCGCACTGAAAAATAAAACTCGATCCCAGGGAAAGGTATTCAGTAAACTGAGGCAGGTTTTACTCCATTTTTtccccatttattttattttttatttttttacaaacaaagcatttgtgtttagcgagtctgtcagatcagaggcagtaaggatgactagggatgttctcttaataagtgtGCGAATTAGACCatgttctgtcctgctaagcattcaaaatgtaacgagtacttttgggtgttaggAAAAATGTATagggtaaaaagtacataattttctttgggAACGTAGggaagtaaaaatataaatagtaaagtacagataccttaaagtatttttacaccactggaatTCAGCATTCGTGGACACAAAATACTATTGAGCGTAAACATTACCAATAATGTAAATAAGAGCATGGCATTCTCATCAAGCAGGGGTTTCTGGGCCACAGAACGTCATACTGTTTCCAAAACAGCTGCCATCTCCTTGAATTGCCTGTAGAAGTTCTGCAAAGAGTAGGAAAAGTCTGTCAGTAAATAGAATAGATCAGAATTTGTTCAGAATTGTTTTTCTGATGCAATgtttccctctcactctcacacaacaGGCCGGGTTACCAACAGAGCAGGATCCTAAAGTGTTGGGGTAAACTGCGTAAGGTATTTTACATAGAGTAAAGGACGGTTGTACACTAGCACCATATAAGCAAAACCTTCAATCATCTCAAACATCACTCATCCATTGCTTTAAGATGAAGAATAAACTGACCTGGAATTGTGCAATGGTCATTTCAAAGGACCGTTGGGAGATCTGTCCAGAGGTGTCTGCGATCTTCAACAGGAGGGAGACGTGGGGGGAGTTGAGAGAGCGACAGGTGTCCGAGCTCACCGCCATGCCCAGCTTCCACTGCATGTCCACCAGCTAGACAGGCACACCAGGGGTTAAATCAACAGCTCACTTGCAACTACAGATGGCAAAGCACTTACAGTATATTTAAAAAGTatggattgtgggttcgattcccacagagGGACCAGTACgggaaaaagtacaaaaaagtATCACCTCACTCAGTAAGTAGTATAACTAAAGTACTTGACTGTATTTAAAGACATGGATgacttgtatgctgtgtgatgacttAACAAAATAttgattgatatactgtatatttaagtaGGCCTTTATGCCAATAAGTAAGTtagggttcccgagtggcgcagcgatctaaggaactgcatctcactACATacaacctggttcgaatccaggctgtatcaaaaccggccgtgatttggagtcccgtagggcagtgcgaaattggcccagcgtcgtccggatttggccggtgtaggccgtcattgtaaataagagtttgttcttaactgacttgcctagttatttataaatacatatatattttttaacacctACAGTAAACAGGACTGCTATAGgcccatgtcatttcaataaaaACCTTGAACCCATCTGTCCCTGACTTCTGTAAATAATGTGTATTTTACACTCCAGCAGTGGCCTTACATTGAGATAAATATCATAGGACAAACTTTTAGCATTTCTTCCTCAAAGCGCCATGGTCTGCTGCACCATGTGCATTTTAACAGTAGAATAGCCGGGAATCGAGTAGCCTACCAATAACCgccagtctaataaatcaatgtaaTAGACACAATCACAAATAAATCTATTAAGATTGTGTTGAGTTCATGAAAAAACATGGTACTAAGACAATTTATCTCAAAATAACAGAACAgcatgttttgttaatttagcagacatcacatgCTTACATTCTCCAGACCTTTACAACAATGAATGACGGAATATAACAGAATCCAATAAAATGATCATTAGCAAATATC is part of the Salvelinus sp. IW2-2015 linkage group LG36, ASM291031v2, whole genome shotgun sequence genome and encodes:
- the commd6 gene encoding COMM domain-containing protein 6 isoform X3, producing the protein MLSIGQLVDMQWKLGMAVSSDTCRSLNSPHVSLLLKIADTSGQISQRSFEMTIAQFQNFYRQFKEMAAVLETV